One region of Gloeocapsa sp. DLM2.Bin57 genomic DNA includes:
- a CDS encoding serine/threonine protein kinase yields the protein MNKKRSTALLSVIALLSLGTLTLTAQAEPVVVEDFVTTAQPETIPDLFLRAFTQNSGNFFTSVSYEGQFNLIFGFNEFPENQITRDAELTSIFSQDLMRQQANQVPLRTRDLANPYQSSLLQQPSYYTPFTP from the coding sequence ATGAATAAGAAACGATCCACCGCCTTATTATCAGTAATAGCCCTGTTAAGTCTAGGTACTTTGACTCTGACTGCTCAAGCTGAACCAGTAGTAGTAGAAGATTTCGTGACTACTGCGCAACCAGAAACGATTCCCGATCTGTTTTTGCGTGCTTTTACCCAAAATAGTGGTAATTTTTTTACTAGTGTTTCCTACGAAGGCCAGTTTAACTTGATTTTTGGGTTTAACGAGTTTCCCGAGAATCAAATTACTAGAGACGCAGAACTTACCAGTATTTTTAGTCAAGATTTAATGAGACAACAGGCTAATCAAGTACCTTTGAGAACTAGAGATTTAGCTAATCCTTATCAAAGTTCTCTACTGCAACAACCTTCCTATTATACCCCATTTACTCCTTAA
- a CDS encoding ABC transporter ATP-binding protein → MLIEFDQVSYSYPCSHYPALLNLNLGIKQHQRCVIIGRNGCGKSTLFCLANGLYRPNRGIIRFLGKPLNYQQIALQKLRQKVGLVFQNPEQQLVAPTVAADISYGLCNLELPETEIASRVQQTLAEFSLEDLAYTPIHYLSLGQKKRVSLANVMILEPELLLLDEPTAYLDSAQIRNLLLLLRKIEQKGTTIVIATHDLNLAYVWADWIIVMDQGSVILEGTPQAVFNNHQVLENIGLGVPLVINLLETIKQFIDSNGGISQHDLTLLTETLYREAKSV, encoded by the coding sequence ATGTTGATAGAATTTGACCAAGTTAGTTATAGTTATCCCTGTAGTCATTATCCTGCTTTATTGAACCTTAATTTAGGAATAAAACAGCATCAACGTTGTGTAATCATTGGACGTAATGGTTGTGGGAAAAGTACTCTTTTTTGTCTAGCTAATGGTTTATATCGTCCTAATCGGGGTATAATTCGTTTTTTGGGTAAACCTTTGAATTATCAACAAATAGCTTTACAAAAATTGCGTCAAAAGGTTGGGTTAGTTTTCCAAAATCCTGAACAACAATTAGTAGCGCCAACAGTAGCAGCTGATATATCCTATGGTTTATGTAATCTAGAATTACCAGAGACAGAAATTGCTAGTCGTGTCCAACAAACTTTAGCAGAATTTAGTTTAGAAGATTTAGCTTATACACCGATTCATTATTTAAGTTTAGGACAAAAAAAACGAGTATCCTTAGCTAATGTAATGATACTCGAACCTGAATTATTATTATTAGATGAACCCACAGCTTATCTAGATTCAGCCCAAATTCGTAATTTATTATTACTGTTAAGGAAAATTGAACAAAAAGGAACAACTATAGTAATAGCTACCCATGATCTTAACTTGGCTTATGTTTGGGCTGATTGGATTATAGTTATGGATCAAGGAAGCGTTATTTTAGAAGGAACACCCCAAGCAGTATTTAATAACCATCAGGTTTTAGAGAATATCGGTTTAGGAGTTCCTCTGGTGATAAATTTATTAGAAACTATTAAGCAATTTATTGACTCTAATGGGGGGATTTCCCAGCACGATTTAACACTTTTGACAGAAACCCTTTACCGAGAAGCCAAATCTGTCTAG
- a CDS encoding orotate phosphoribosyltransferase: METKNCLFIAQASPTQLREILLELLCEYAYTEGDFVLSSGKSSSYYINGKEVSLRAEGALVIGRLLFSMLAEDTAAVAGLTLGADPLVTSVSLVSALENRPIPGLIIRKQAKGHGTQAYIEGPKLAANAQVVVLEDVVTTGASAMQAVERLRNVGYTVTEIIALVDRQQGGAEFYQSQGLDFRWVFSISDLQTRANNKP; the protein is encoded by the coding sequence ATGGAAACCAAAAATTGTCTGTTTATAGCGCAAGCATCACCTACCCAATTGCGCGAAATTCTTCTAGAATTATTGTGCGAATACGCCTATACCGAGGGAGATTTTGTACTATCTTCGGGAAAATCTAGCTCCTACTATATTAACGGTAAAGAAGTCAGTCTCAGAGCAGAAGGTGCTTTAGTGATTGGTCGTTTACTCTTCTCTATGCTAGCTGAAGATACTGCAGCGGTAGCAGGATTAACCCTAGGAGCTGATCCACTCGTAACCTCAGTTAGTCTAGTTTCTGCTTTAGAAAATCGACCGATACCAGGTTTAATTATTCGTAAACAAGCAAAAGGACACGGAACACAAGCTTATATAGAAGGTCCAAAATTAGCAGCTAACGCCCAAGTAGTGGTTTTAGAGGACGTAGTTACTACAGGGGCTTCGGCGATGCAAGCGGTGGAACGTCTGCGCAATGTAGGATATACAGTTACAGAAATTATTGCCCTAGTGGATCGTCAACAGGGTGGAGCAGAATTCTATCAAAGCCAAGGTTTAGATTTCCGCTGGGTTTTTTCTATTAGCGATTTACAAACTAGAGCTAATAACAAACCGTAA
- a CDS encoding DUF4149 domain-containing protein, whose protein sequence is MGTISQRNYNVINWSAVVMITIAFWLSAITVLDLVIIPTLSSVGMMSDTSFASAGYVLFGVFNHLEIVCAAIILTGVLSYHHLIHQYNYRSIFLAIALLLITLIDTYLLTPQMSGLGLSLNFFETESIMSAPMMYLHQSYWILDVVKLFCCLFILRHCYQEEHRTN, encoded by the coding sequence ATGGGTACTATTTCTCAGCGGAATTATAATGTTATTAATTGGTCAGCAGTAGTGATGATTACTATTGCATTTTGGTTGAGTGCAATCACTGTTTTAGACTTAGTGATTATACCTACCTTATCATCAGTAGGCATGATGAGTGATACTAGTTTTGCTAGTGCGGGTTATGTACTTTTTGGAGTCTTTAATCATTTAGAGATCGTCTGTGCAGCAATTATCCTGACAGGAGTATTGAGTTATCACCACTTAATTCACCAGTATAATTATCGCTCCATATTTTTAGCGATCGCTCTGTTATTAATTACTCTGATTGATACCTATTTACTAACACCACAAATGAGTGGTTTAGGTCTATCCCTTAACTTTTTTGAAACCGAATCGATCATGTCAGCACCAATGATGTACTTACATCAAAGTTATTGGATTTTAGATGTAGTTAAGTTATTTTGTTGTCTTTTTATTCTCCGCCATTGTTACCAAGAAGAACACAGAACCAATTAA
- a CDS encoding ABC transporter permease, which yields MTLLINIMAIFRKELHSYFASPLAYTVAGIFWLISGYFFIVLLFDQGSIIQEVARREQMGEILPPIDVAYIFLRDFFSLMGTIVLFILPLLSMGLYTEEKKLGTLELLITSPLSHLAIAVGKFLGVLTFFITLLIPLVIYQIIIFSAANPPVTPIVPLLAHLALILLASAVLSLGMFISSLTESNLIAALLTFAVVLFLWVIDLIADNLQGFWVEIIGHLSLLEHYDNLIQGIFSTSSVFLLLSYVILGIFLTTQFK from the coding sequence ATGACCCTATTAATTAACATCATGGCTATTTTTCGTAAAGAGTTACATAGCTATTTTGCTTCTCCTTTAGCTTATACTGTTGCTGGAATTTTTTGGTTAATTTCTGGTTATTTTTTTATCGTACTATTATTTGACCAAGGTAGTATCATTCAAGAAGTAGCTAGACGAGAACAAATGGGAGAAATTTTACCTCCAATTGATGTAGCTTATATCTTTTTACGAGACTTTTTTAGTTTAATGGGTACAATCGTTTTATTTATTTTGCCACTTCTTTCTATGGGGTTATACACCGAAGAAAAAAAATTAGGAACTCTCGAACTTTTGATTACTTCTCCTCTTAGTCATTTAGCTATAGCTGTGGGTAAGTTTTTAGGTGTCTTAACTTTTTTTATAACTTTATTAATACCTCTGGTTATCTATCAAATCATTATTTTTAGTGCTGCTAATCCTCCTGTAACCCCAATCGTACCTCTTTTAGCTCATTTAGCTTTAATTTTATTAGCTAGTGCGGTTTTGTCTCTAGGAATGTTTATCTCTTCTTTAACTGAATCTAATTTAATCGCTGCTTTATTAACTTTTGCCGTAGTTTTATTTCTCTGGGTTATAGATTTGATCGCTGATAATCTTCAGGGTTTTTGGGTAGAAATTATTGGTCATCTTTCTTTGTTAGAACATTATGATAATTTGATTCAGGGTATTTTTAGTACTAGTAGTGTTTTTTTATTGCTTAGTTATGTTATTTTAGGCATATTTTTAACCACACAATTTAAGTAA
- a CDS encoding DUF3318 domain-containing protein, with product MTSYATASARAEMSELRRLKTLLPPELQSWVMVEASTDVNPPLIRCEEIGKDEVEIQVDLSKWENLAIDQRNLLFWHEVARIQNDTIPREGWEMAALAIGLGGAVGELWVQDGLLLLLALSLCGISGYRLWQKNNGEKQIREVIEADEKAIALATRFGYSLRNAYKSLGSALKTLIEQTPNRRQRKIYDERLQALRRSANKAKAQMESQGETIREIN from the coding sequence ATGACATCTTATGCAACAGCTTCCGCCCGAGCCGAAATGAGCGAATTACGTCGCTTGAAAACACTATTACCCCCAGAATTGCAAAGTTGGGTAATGGTAGAAGCGAGTACCGATGTTAATCCTCCTTTAATTCGCTGCGAAGAAATCGGTAAGGACGAAGTAGAAATACAAGTAGATTTAAGCAAATGGGAAAATTTAGCCATAGACCAACGTAATTTACTATTTTGGCACGAAGTAGCCCGTATTCAAAATGATACCATCCCTAGAGAGGGTTGGGAAATGGCAGCCCTGGCTATTGGTTTAGGAGGTGCAGTTGGAGAACTTTGGGTACAGGATGGTTTATTATTATTACTGGCTCTATCTCTCTGTGGTATTTCAGGTTATCGACTTTGGCAAAAAAATAATGGGGAAAAACAAATCAGAGAGGTGATCGAAGCTGACGAAAAGGCGATCGCCTTAGCTACTCGTTTTGGTTATTCTCTGCGCAATGCTTATAAAAGTCTTGGTAGCGCTTTAAAAACTTTGATTGAACAAACCCCCAATCGTCGTCAACGCAAAATCTATGATGAGCGTTTACAAGCGCTGCGACGTAGTGCTAATAAAGCTAAAGCGCAAATGGAGTCTCAAGGAGAAACTATCCGCGAAATTAACTAA
- a CDS encoding VPLPA-CTERM sorting domain-containing protein, giving the protein MNNKLSKISSLVLISSSVLLFDAYYNPNQAEAAALRPGFTGNTLPRNDDLSTGLVNIGFTANFFGVSRTQVYVNNNGNVTFDQALSTYTPFDLNSTSRQIIAPFFADVDTRNPASSEVTYGQGSVDGRNAFGVNWNGAGVGFFNNRANPLNKFQLVMIDRSDVGAGDFDFEFNYDQILWESGEASGSNERGLGGSSARVGYANGTGAPGTFFELPGSAVNGAFLDNGPADTRLIGNSRNSDLDGRYVFEVRNGQVQPPAPEPEPEPPAPGTGQNTSPIGNSN; this is encoded by the coding sequence ATGAATAATAAATTATCAAAAATATCGTCTTTAGTATTAATCAGCTCCTCTGTGCTGCTGTTTGATGCTTATTACAATCCTAATCAAGCAGAAGCTGCAGCACTTAGGCCTGGCTTTACTGGTAATACTTTACCTAGAAATGATGACTTATCTACAGGTTTAGTAAATATTGGTTTTACTGCTAATTTCTTTGGAGTTAGTCGTACCCAAGTTTACGTTAATAATAATGGTAACGTTACTTTTGACCAAGCCTTAAGTACATATACTCCTTTTGATTTAAATTCCACCAGCAGACAAATTATTGCTCCTTTTTTCGCTGACGTAGATACCCGTAACCCTGCTTCTTCTGAGGTTACCTATGGTCAAGGTAGTGTGGATGGACGCAATGCTTTTGGTGTTAACTGGAATGGAGCTGGGGTTGGTTTCTTTAATAACAGAGCTAATCCCCTCAACAAATTTCAGCTGGTGATGATCGATAGATCTGATGTTGGTGCTGGAGATTTTGACTTTGAGTTTAACTACGACCAAATTCTCTGGGAATCAGGAGAAGCTAGCGGTAGTAATGAAAGAGGTCTAGGTGGTAGTTCCGCTAGAGTTGGTTATGCTAATGGTACTGGTGCTCCTGGCACTTTCTTTGAGTTACCAGGCTCTGCGGTTAACGGTGCTTTCCTCGATAACGGTCCTGCGGATACTCGTTTGATTGGGAATAGTCGTAATAGCGATTTAGATGGTCGTTACGTCTTTGAAGTACGTAATGGGCAAGTTCAGCCACCTGCTCCCGAACCCGAGCCTGAGCCACCTGCTCCCGGCACAGGTCAGAACACCAGTCCGATAGGCAACTCGAATG
- a CDS encoding HlyC/CorC family transporter, whose product MNTPDAVLRLLSVFLLIAINAFFVTAEFSIVSVRRSRITQLVEAGDLQAQTVQSLQRSIDKLLSTTQLGITLSSLALGWIGEGTMGLLVKSAIENLPLSAIVKETLAHSFAIPVAFLLMAYLQIVLGELCPKSVALINAEKIARILGAPSLAIARLFNPLIWILNQSTRCLLRLAGIEYTGQIWHNQVTPEELRLIINTVRESTGLQVAERELLDNVIAFGELQANDIMIPRTELKAIASTATWETLLQEVANSGHSHYPVKGDSLDDIQGIIDIKDFASSLVESQLTLETPIEAWVKPVRFVSESISLSELLKLMQRSNLKMVMLVDEFGGTSGLVTLTDLIAEIIGDHHENNPNEESEVQTIDEHTFLVKAQMNLEDLNEFLALDFPLTDEYQTLGGFILYHWQKIPVKGETLHYDNLELTIEDSSGPRLHLIRIERQSSVTQHLDIVEHQ is encoded by the coding sequence ATGAATACACCTGATGCAGTCTTGAGATTGCTTTCGGTTTTCTTACTGATAGCAATCAATGCTTTTTTTGTTACTGCTGAGTTTTCGATAGTTTCGGTAAGGCGATCGCGGATTACTCAATTAGTGGAAGCCGGTGATCTTCAAGCTCAAACGGTTCAATCTCTACAGAGAAGTATTGATAAATTATTGTCAACTACACAATTAGGTATAACTCTCTCTAGTCTAGCGTTGGGATGGATTGGAGAAGGCACAATGGGATTATTGGTCAAAAGTGCGATTGAAAATTTACCCCTATCAGCAATAGTCAAAGAAACTCTAGCCCATTCTTTCGCGATTCCCGTTGCTTTTCTACTGATGGCTTATCTACAAATAGTCTTAGGGGAATTATGCCCTAAATCTGTAGCGCTAATCAACGCAGAAAAAATAGCTCGTATCTTGGGAGCACCTAGTTTGGCGATCGCTCGTTTATTTAACCCCCTGATTTGGATTTTAAATCAATCTACTCGTTGTTTACTACGTTTAGCAGGTATTGAATATACGGGTCAAATTTGGCATAATCAAGTTACCCCTGAAGAATTAAGATTAATCATTAATACCGTTAGAGAATCTACAGGTTTACAAGTAGCAGAAAGAGAATTATTAGATAATGTCATCGCTTTTGGAGAGTTACAGGCGAACGATATTATGATTCCCCGCACAGAATTAAAAGCTATTGCTTCTACCGCTACTTGGGAAACTCTACTCCAGGAAGTAGCTAACTCTGGACATTCTCATTATCCTGTTAAGGGAGATTCTCTCGACGATATCCAAGGAATTATCGATATTAAAGATTTCGCTTCATCCTTAGTAGAAAGTCAACTTACTCTAGAAACTCCCATAGAAGCTTGGGTTAAACCAGTTCGCTTTGTTAGTGAATCTATCTCACTAAGTGAATTATTAAAGCTGATGCAGCGTTCTAATCTAAAAATGGTAATGTTAGTAGATGAATTTGGGGGAACATCTGGATTAGTTACCCTAACTGATTTAATCGCTGAAATCATCGGCGATCATCATGAGAATAACCCAAATGAAGAATCAGAAGTTCAAACCATCGATGAACATACTTTTTTAGTAAAAGCACAAATGAATCTAGAAGATCTTAACGAGTTTTTGGCTTTAGATTTTCCTCTCACCGATGAATATCAAACTCTAGGAGGTTTTATCCTTTATCATTGGCAAAAAATTCCTGTAAAAGGAGAAACTCTGCACTATGATAATTTAGAGTTAACTATAGAAGACTCCTCAGGACCACGTTTACATCTTATTCGTATTGAGCGTCAGTCTTCTGTGACTCAACATCTGGATATAGTTGAACATCAATAA